A window of the Acidimicrobiales bacterium genome harbors these coding sequences:
- a CDS encoding S8 family serine peptidase yields the protein MSWGRRGWRRAGAAAATGGLAALTLVPALGAMAVPGNGNGVGEPFDAVIVQAPAGQSAADLVARVLPPGLSQKSLDVINGVAVTVPHHFVADLVAAGATVTADEAVSVQGSSWSGPAATCPGPASPSTPSGYFTQDTGSDQLVAGGDNGAGTTVAVIDTGINGALPDFAGRERAGVDLTGGHSPWTDEYGHGTFVAGLIAGNGAASGGRTPGEAPGAQLVSIKAAGASGIATVSSIVQGIDFAVKNQRKYGIGVLNLSFGAVPTGPTAAEPMDQAVEAAWKAGIAVVVSAGNAGPFNGTVLSPGDDPLVITVGAYADNDSPQPANWAVCPFSSVGPTLFDGWMKPDLVAPGRSVVSVADPGSTIYTANPSAVVGTGSFVGSGTSFSAAITSGAAALVLAAHPGASPNELKGRLLGNAMPGPVGNPFVDGHGLLNAYYAATGPQLVLDQTAAAAAESTQLSGVVSLGSSWSGSSWNGSSWNGSSWNGSSWNGSSWNGSSWNGSSWNGSSWNGSSWNGSSWNGSSWNGSSWNGSSWNGSSWNGSSWNGSSWNGSSWNGSSWNGSSWTGSSLNGSSWIGSSWNGSSWNGSSWN from the coding sequence GTGTCCTGGGGCCGTCGCGGCTGGCGCCGCGCCGGTGCCGCCGCGGCCACCGGCGGGCTGGCCGCACTCACCCTGGTCCCGGCCCTCGGGGCCATGGCCGTGCCCGGAAACGGGAACGGGGTCGGTGAGCCCTTCGACGCGGTGATCGTGCAGGCCCCGGCGGGCCAGAGCGCCGCCGACCTCGTGGCGAGAGTGCTTCCCCCCGGCCTCTCCCAGAAGTCCCTCGACGTCATCAACGGGGTGGCCGTCACCGTTCCCCACCACTTCGTGGCCGATCTGGTGGCGGCGGGCGCGACCGTCACGGCCGACGAGGCGGTCTCCGTGCAGGGCTCGAGCTGGTCGGGCCCCGCCGCGACCTGCCCCGGACCGGCCAGCCCGTCGACCCCGAGCGGTTACTTCACCCAGGACACCGGGTCCGACCAGCTCGTGGCGGGCGGTGACAACGGCGCCGGGACGACCGTGGCCGTGATCGACACCGGGATCAACGGCGCCCTGCCCGACTTCGCCGGGCGCGAGCGGGCCGGCGTGGACCTGACCGGTGGGCACTCTCCCTGGACCGACGAGTACGGGCACGGCACGTTCGTGGCCGGTCTGATCGCCGGCAACGGCGCCGCCTCGGGCGGCCGGACCCCCGGCGAGGCGCCCGGCGCCCAACTGGTGTCGATCAAGGCCGCCGGGGCGTCGGGGATCGCCACCGTGTCCTCGATCGTCCAGGGCATCGACTTCGCCGTCAAGAACCAGCGCAAGTACGGCATCGGGGTGCTGAACCTGTCCTTCGGCGCCGTACCGACCGGACCCACCGCCGCCGAGCCCATGGACCAGGCGGTGGAGGCGGCGTGGAAGGCGGGCATCGCCGTCGTGGTGTCGGCGGGCAACGCCGGGCCGTTCAACGGAACGGTCCTCTCGCCCGGTGACGACCCGCTCGTGATCACCGTCGGCGCCTACGCCGACAACGACTCCCCGCAGCCGGCCAATTGGGCGGTGTGCCCGTTCAGCTCGGTCGGTCCCACCCTCTTCGACGGTTGGATGAAGCCCGATCTCGTGGCTCCGGGCCGGTCGGTGGTCAGCGTGGCCGATCCCGGCTCGACGATCTACACCGCCAACCCGTCCGCTGTCGTCGGCACCGGCAGCTTCGTCGGCTCGGGCACGTCCTTCTCCGCCGCCATCACCTCGGGTGCGGCCGCTCTGGTGCTGGCCGCCCATCCGGGCGCTTCGCCCAACGAGCTGAAGGGGCGCCTGCTGGGCAACGCCATGCCCGGTCCGGTCGGGAACCCGTTCGTCGACGGCCACGGCCTCCTCAACGCCTACTATGCCGCTACCGGCCCGCAGCTGGTCCTCGACCAGACGGCGGCGGCTGCGGCGGAGTCGACCCAGCTGTCCGGGGTCGTCTCGCTCGGCTCGTCGTGGAGCGGCAGCAGCTGGAACGGCTCCTCATGGAACGGGAGCAGCTGGAACGGATCTTCGTGGAACGGCAGCTCCTGGAACGGCTCTTCGTGGAACGGCAGCTCGTGGAACGGGAGCAGCTGGAACGGGAGCAGCTGGAACGGCTCGTCCTGGAACGGCTCGAGCTGGAACGGCAGCTCGTGGAACGGCTCCTCCTGGAACGGGAGCAGTTGGAACGGGAGCTCCTGGAACGGCTCGTCCTGGAACGGCTCGAGCTGGAACGGGTCCTCGTGGAACGGCTCGTCCTGGACCGGCTCGAGCTTGAACGGGTCCTCGTGGATCGGGTCCAGCTGGAACGGGTCGTCCTGGAACGGCAGCAGCTGGAACTGA
- a CDS encoding glycosyltransferase family 2 protein: MAAPAVPALAEADAAERFRRDHPGLALPPLVVVVPAYEEAGTVATVVSSVPATMAGLDTAVLVIDDGSGDGTGDRAASAGALVCRLPVNSGQGAALRTGYLLAVEHGARFLATLDADGQWAAGDLPRLVEVVSAGEADLVSGTRDRRDPERWSVRGAGVVVFAGLIRVLTGARVTDPANGLRVMTAEVAVGVELRQPQFQAAELLVSAVCRGFRYAEVPVSHARRSSGASKKGGSLSYGWRFSRALVGTWWRERRRSR, from the coding sequence TTGGCCGCGCCGGCCGTCCCGGCCCTCGCCGAGGCGGACGCCGCCGAGCGGTTCCGCCGCGACCATCCCGGCTTGGCCCTGCCGCCGCTGGTCGTGGTGGTCCCCGCCTACGAGGAGGCCGGCACCGTCGCCACGGTGGTGTCCTCGGTTCCCGCCACCATGGCCGGGCTGGACACCGCTGTCCTCGTGATCGACGACGGCAGCGGCGACGGCACGGGTGACCGCGCCGCCTCCGCCGGCGCCCTGGTGTGTCGCCTCCCCGTCAACTCCGGCCAGGGCGCGGCCCTGCGGACCGGATATCTCCTGGCGGTCGAGCACGGGGCCCGCTTCCTGGCCACCCTCGACGCCGACGGCCAGTGGGCGGCTGGCGACCTGCCCCGGCTGGTCGAGGTCGTCTCGGCGGGTGAGGCCGATCTCGTCTCGGGCACCCGGGACCGCCGTGATCCGGAGAGGTGGTCGGTCCGCGGGGCGGGGGTGGTGGTCTTCGCCGGGCTGATCCGGGTCCTGACCGGGGCCAGGGTGACCGATCCCGCCAACGGCCTGCGGGTGATGACGGCGGAGGTGGCCGTCGGGGTCGAGCTGCGCCAGCCGCAGTTCCAGGCCGCCGAGCTGCTGGTGTCGGCCGTGTGCCGGGGGTTCCGGTACGCCGAGGTCCCGGTGAGCCACGCCCGCCGCTCGTCCGGAGCGAGCAAGAAGGGTGGCAGCCTCTCCTACGGATGGCGGTTCTCCCGGGCCCTGGTCGGGACGTGGTGGCGGGAGCGGCGCCGCTCCCGTTGA
- a CDS encoding family 43 glycosylhydrolase gives MPALAVAGVTAAVATFGVVDTAPATAATLAGAMVVPAGGPAFAADAPDPDILRAGRTYYAYTTGTTWGNHIGVLESSQPSSGFHTVTGASWGSTALGPLPAWQRVDTQTSPGVFYWAGHYVMFYDAIATSSGLYCISVATSAQPQGPFVDRSSGPLICQWLLGGSVDPAPFVDPSGRPWLYWKSNGGASNQPAHLWVAALGGDGTTLASPATDVLDQNTVAHPWQTTIENPSMVYTLGGYYLFFAGGGWQTPGYAEGYAVCAGPAGPCTQTSAGPLLTSYASAAGPAAGNAFPDAAGNLWLSYAAWTAGCTSYACGGQRRLYVAPLTLLPRSLNAPIVGRADTPDHSGYWLVASDGGVFTFGDAGFYGSAGAIRLARPITAMASTPDGRGYWLVASDGGVFTYGDAGFYGSTGGIRLPEPIVGVQPSIDGHGYRLLTADGSAYKFGDA, from the coding sequence GTGCCCGCACTCGCGGTCGCCGGCGTAACGGCGGCAGTGGCCACGTTCGGGGTGGTGGATACCGCTCCCGCAACGGCGGCCACCCTGGCCGGGGCCATGGTGGTCCCGGCGGGAGGACCCGCCTTCGCCGCCGACGCCCCCGACCCGGACATCCTCCGGGCCGGGCGGACCTACTACGCCTACACGACCGGCACCACCTGGGGGAACCACATCGGGGTGCTCGAGTCGAGCCAGCCCTCCTCCGGGTTCCACACCGTGACCGGGGCCAGCTGGGGCTCGACCGCCCTCGGGCCCCTGCCCGCCTGGCAGCGGGTCGACACCCAGACCTCCCCCGGCGTCTTCTACTGGGCCGGGCACTACGTGATGTTCTACGACGCCATCGCGACCAGCTCGGGCCTGTACTGCATCTCGGTGGCCACCTCGGCGCAGCCCCAGGGCCCCTTCGTCGACCGCAGCAGCGGGCCGCTGATCTGCCAGTGGCTCCTCGGCGGCTCGGTCGACCCGGCCCCGTTCGTGGACCCGTCCGGGCGGCCGTGGCTGTACTGGAAGTCGAACGGCGGCGCCTCGAACCAGCCCGCCCACCTGTGGGTGGCGGCCCTCGGTGGGGACGGGACGACGCTGGCCTCCCCGGCCACCGACGTGTTGGACCAGAACACGGTGGCCCATCCCTGGCAGACCACGATCGAGAACCCGTCGATGGTGTACACGCTGGGCGGGTACTACCTGTTCTTCGCCGGGGGCGGCTGGCAGACGCCCGGGTACGCCGAGGGCTACGCGGTGTGCGCCGGCCCCGCCGGGCCGTGCACCCAGACGTCGGCCGGGCCCCTCCTCACGTCGTACGCCTCGGCGGCGGGACCGGCGGCGGGCAACGCCTTCCCCGACGCCGCCGGCAACCTGTGGCTCTCCTACGCGGCATGGACGGCCGGCTGCACGTCGTATGCGTGCGGTGGCCAACGGCGCCTGTACGTGGCCCCGCTCACCCTGCTGCCGAGATCGCTCAACGCCCCGATCGTCGGCCGGGCCGACACCCCCGACCACAGTGGGTACTGGCTCGTCGCCTCGGACGGTGGGGTGTTCACCTTCGGCGACGCCGGCTTCTACGGCTCGGCCGGCGCCATCCGGCTGGCCCGGCCGATCACCGCCATGGCGTCGACCCCTGACGGCCGCGGCTACTGGCTGGTGGCGTCGGACGGCGGCGTGTTCACCTACGGGGACGCCGGCTTCTACGGCTCCACGGGCGGGATCCGCCTACCGGAGCCCATCGTGGGCGTCCAGCCGTCGATCGACGGCCACGGCTACCGCCTGCTCACCGCCGACGGCAGCGCCTACAAGTTCGGCGACGCCTGA
- a CDS encoding sensor domain-containing diguanylate cyclase has translation MTANETTTDVLTAYRIRTVRVAVMVTLLALGCLVALPFVPGHPHVDALLYGILLVVAGVGVGVAAALPWPRLFEAGWGERLLYVWSALDIALVTLGAALTGGPRSDVVFFYALTTLFFAASYPPIGQVGLMAFTCLAYLLLWALWHPQPPVLPVFLRMATLFLVWAMTAFLATEREREMVAHARSRRLAEHRAALLSAVARTATAINTLDAELVIEGVTESLTGLGFEVANCCVISDDGRSYRVTAARGLPPDYTGRPQSTDHGMVALVRERRGPVVVEDYGSHPMAVPSLASLGIKVAIGAPVWVGGRLSAVLIGGKTATAELSPTDAEAFGLLAGQVGRALENAGQYQAQRRLTDAANRASVIDELTGVGNRRWANTLLRGLRPSDAVVIIDLDHFKDVNDRHGHGVGDETLRRLATFLQSRIRDQDEVARYGGEEFLLVLRQAGDTALSATDRLLVAWREVAPDVTFSAGVALHGPDDTPEKTVGRADAAMYAAKQTGRDRACEFSAGLEELETY, from the coding sequence ATGACCGCCAACGAGACCACCACCGACGTCCTGACCGCCTATCGCATCCGCACGGTGCGGGTCGCGGTCATGGTGACCCTGCTCGCGCTGGGGTGCCTCGTCGCGCTTCCGTTCGTGCCCGGTCATCCCCACGTCGACGCGCTGCTCTACGGGATCCTGCTGGTCGTGGCGGGGGTGGGCGTGGGAGTGGCCGCTGCCCTTCCCTGGCCGAGGCTGTTCGAGGCGGGATGGGGGGAGCGGCTCCTGTACGTATGGTCCGCCCTCGACATAGCGCTCGTCACCCTGGGGGCGGCCCTGACGGGCGGACCGCGCTCCGACGTGGTGTTCTTCTACGCCCTCACCACGCTGTTCTTCGCCGCGTCGTATCCGCCGATCGGCCAGGTCGGGCTGATGGCGTTCACGTGCCTGGCCTACCTGCTGCTGTGGGCCTTGTGGCATCCGCAACCGCCCGTGCTGCCCGTCTTCCTGCGGATGGCCACCCTGTTCCTGGTGTGGGCGATGACGGCATTCCTGGCCACCGAGCGCGAGCGGGAGATGGTGGCCCACGCCCGTTCCCGCCGGCTGGCCGAGCACCGCGCCGCCCTCCTGTCGGCGGTGGCGCGCACGGCCACCGCCATCAACACCCTCGACGCCGAGCTGGTGATCGAGGGCGTCACCGAGTCGCTGACCGGGCTGGGCTTCGAGGTCGCCAACTGCTGCGTGATCAGCGACGACGGCCGGAGCTACCGCGTCACCGCTGCCCGCGGCCTGCCCCCGGACTACACCGGCCGCCCGCAGTCCACCGACCACGGCATGGTGGCGCTGGTGCGCGAGCGCCGGGGCCCGGTGGTGGTCGAGGACTACGGCTCGCACCCGATGGCCGTCCCCTCACTTGCGTCGCTCGGGATCAAGGTGGCCATCGGCGCCCCGGTGTGGGTGGGCGGCCGCCTGTCCGCCGTCCTGATCGGCGGCAAGACCGCGACCGCCGAGCTGTCCCCGACCGACGCCGAGGCCTTCGGGCTCCTGGCCGGCCAGGTCGGCCGGGCCCTGGAGAACGCGGGCCAGTACCAGGCCCAGCGGCGCCTGACCGACGCCGCCAACCGCGCCTCGGTGATCGACGAGCTGACCGGCGTCGGGAACCGGCGCTGGGCCAACACCCTGCTGCGGGGCCTGCGGCCGTCCGACGCCGTCGTGATCATCGACCTCGACCACTTCAAGGACGTCAACGACCGGCACGGCCACGGGGTCGGTGACGAGACCCTGCGCCGCCTCGCCACGTTCCTCCAGTCGCGGATCCGTGACCAGGACGAGGTGGCCCGCTACGGCGGGGAGGAGTTCCTCCTCGTCCTGCGTCAGGCGGGGGACACGGCGCTGTCGGCCACCGACCGCCTACTGGTGGCGTGGCGGGAGGTTGCCCCCGACGTCACCTTCAGCGCCGGGGTGGCGCTGCACGGCCCGGACGACACGCCCGAGAAGACGGTGGGGCGCGCCGACGCCGCCATGTACGCGGCCAAGCAGACCGGGCGGGACCGGGCCTGCGAGTTCAGCGCCGGCCTGGAGGAGCTGGAGACCTACTAG
- a CDS encoding NAD-dependent epimerase/dehydratase family protein — translation MRILVLGGDGYLGWPTALHLSGRGHDVGVVDNFARRGYDHELGAESLVPIASLRTRLRRWAELSGRSLDLFVGDLTDPAFVDATVDRFAPDAVVHFAEQRSAPYSMIDRSHCVYTQVNNVVGTLNLLYAIAERAPDCHLVKLGTMGEYGTPNIDIEEGFIEITHRGRTDTLPYPMQPGSFYHLSKVHDSHNMRFACRIWGVRATDLHQGVVYGVATDETTLHPELATRFDYDGVFGTVLNRFIVQAVVGHPLTVYGSGGQTRGFLDLRDTLACVELAILNPPDRGEYRVFNQFTESFSVLQLAELVAGLSPRRAVIESIPDPRVEAQEHYYRAAHTKLLDLGLRPHLLSDTLIESLFTVVERNESRVDPAAIRPTVEWRARSSALPVPTADLDVAAD, via the coding sequence ATGCGGATTCTGGTGCTCGGTGGTGACGGATACCTGGGCTGGCCGACGGCGTTGCATCTGTCGGGCCGGGGCCACGACGTGGGGGTGGTGGACAACTTCGCCCGGCGGGGCTACGACCACGAGCTCGGGGCCGAGTCGCTGGTGCCCATCGCCTCCCTGCGGACCCGACTGCGGCGCTGGGCCGAGCTGTCGGGGCGCAGCCTCGACCTGTTCGTCGGGGACCTCACGGACCCGGCGTTCGTGGATGCCACGGTGGACCGCTTCGCCCCCGACGCCGTGGTCCACTTCGCCGAGCAGCGGTCGGCGCCCTACTCGATGATCGACCGCTCCCACTGCGTGTACACCCAGGTCAACAACGTGGTGGGGACGCTCAACCTGCTCTACGCCATCGCCGAGCGGGCCCCCGACTGCCACCTGGTGAAGCTCGGGACCATGGGGGAGTACGGGACCCCGAACATCGACATCGAAGAGGGCTTCATCGAGATCACCCACCGGGGCCGCACCGACACCCTGCCCTACCCGATGCAGCCCGGCTCCTTCTACCACCTGTCCAAGGTCCACGACTCCCACAACATGCGCTTCGCCTGCCGGATCTGGGGGGTGCGGGCCACCGACCTCCACCAGGGCGTGGTCTACGGGGTGGCGACCGACGAGACCACCCTGCATCCCGAGCTGGCCACCCGCTTCGACTACGACGGCGTGTTCGGGACCGTCCTCAACCGGTTCATCGTCCAGGCGGTGGTGGGCCACCCGCTCACGGTCTACGGGTCCGGCGGCCAGACCCGGGGCTTCCTCGACCTGCGCGACACCCTCGCCTGCGTGGAGCTGGCGATCCTGAATCCCCCCGACCGGGGCGAGTACCGGGTCTTCAACCAGTTCACCGAGTCCTTCTCCGTCCTCCAGCTGGCGGAGCTGGTGGCGGGCCTGTCCCCCCGCCGGGCCGTCATCGAGTCGATCCCCGATCCCCGCGTCGAGGCCCAGGAGCACTACTACCGGGCCGCCCACACCAAGCTGCTCGACCTCGGGCTGCGGCCCCACCTCCTGTCGGACACCCTGATCGAGTCGCTGTTCACCGTCGTCGAGCGCAACGAGTCCCGGGTCGACCCGGCTGCCATCCGGCCGACCGTCGAGTGGCGGGCCCGGAGCAGCGCCCTCCCGGTTCCCACCGCCGACCTCGACGTCGCCGCCGATTAG